The following are encoded together in the Arcticibacterium luteifluviistationis genome:
- a CDS encoding fatty acid desaturase family protein: MRGEGVKFNIRSKPEFFREVVKRVNSHFKTNNISKQGNASMVFKTIFMCGLYFIPYGFILSGLVTSVAGNIGLWALMGFGMSGIGLSVMHDANHGSYSKNKNVNSFVGLIINFVGGYHINWKIQHNVLHHTFTNIQGYDDDISKNNSLRLSPHQKHLAFHKFQIFYAPFLYSLLSLYWFLGKDIEQTIKYGKENLVQEQGISILRASIEIFFAKTLYLIIFIVLPIALSSILWWQTLLGFLLMHAICGQVLALIFQCAHVLEETDFFIPDDSGNLENSFAIHQMRTTANFANGSTFFSWFIGGLNYQIEHHLFPNICHVHYKDISKIVKATALEYDVPYNHHKTFYGALKSHFTVLNKLGVGAV; the protein is encoded by the coding sequence ATGAGAGGAGAGGGCGTGAAATTTAACATCCGGAGTAAACCGGAATTTTTTAGAGAAGTTGTGAAACGGGTCAACTCTCATTTTAAAACCAATAACATTTCTAAGCAAGGAAATGCAAGCATGGTTTTCAAAACTATTTTCATGTGCGGTCTATATTTTATCCCTTACGGCTTTATTTTAAGTGGATTAGTGACTTCAGTGGCTGGTAATATTGGACTATGGGCATTGATGGGTTTTGGTATGTCAGGCATAGGACTGTCTGTTATGCATGATGCTAACCATGGTTCGTACTCGAAGAATAAAAATGTCAACAGTTTTGTAGGGCTTATCATAAACTTTGTGGGTGGATACCATATAAACTGGAAGATTCAGCATAATGTGCTTCATCATACTTTTACTAATATTCAAGGGTATGATGACGATATCTCAAAGAATAACTCATTGAGACTTTCGCCTCACCAGAAGCATCTTGCTTTTCATAAGTTTCAGATATTCTATGCTCCGTTTTTATATAGTTTACTGTCTCTTTATTGGTTTTTGGGAAAAGATATAGAACAAACTATCAAATATGGGAAGGAGAATTTAGTGCAGGAGCAAGGTATTTCAATATTAAGAGCGTCTATAGAGATTTTCTTCGCTAAAACACTTTATCTGATCATATTCATAGTATTGCCAATAGCTCTTTCAAGCATATTGTGGTGGCAGACGCTTTTAGGTTTTCTTTTAATGCACGCCATTTGTGGTCAAGTTTTAGCTTTGATTTTTCAATGTGCTCACGTTTTAGAAGAAACAGATTTCTTTATTCCTGACGATTCAGGAAACTTAGAGAACAGTTTTGCTATTCATCAAATGAGAACTACTGCCAACTTTGCCAATGGAAGCACTTTCTTCTCATGGTTTATTGGTGGTCTTAATTATCAGATTGAGCATCATTTATTTCCAAATATTTGCCATGTGCATTACAAAGACATTTCTAAGATTGTAAAAGCTACCGCATTAGAATACGATGTACCTTATAATCATCACAAAACGTTTTATGGTGCTTTAAAAAGCCACTTTACGGTTTTGAATAAGCTTGGTGTAGGGGCTGTTTAG
- a CDS encoding DEAD/DEAH box helicase, whose translation MKKEQQEIIDKLGIAELNEMQIETQKAISNHKEVVLLSPTGSGKTLAFLLPLIANLDPESEEIQALILVPSRELAIQIEQVTREMGSGYKINAVYGGRSGSKDKMELKHTPAILIGTPGRVADHIRRENISTQFIKTLVLDEFDKSLETGFEKEMKEIVESLPALDRKILTSATQKAEIPEFLRLIEPKEINFLGGAKTKLKLQLVVSPTKNKLETLANLLAHIGNANGIIFCNLKDTISGVSTFLEKRRINHECFFGGMEQIDRERALIKFRNGSSKVLVATDLAARGIDVPALDYIIHFQLPPREDEFTHRNGRTARMNSNGTAYILKGKDEKLPSFISGVNELKIDATEKEVELDQWTTLFVSGGRKDKISKGDIAGLFFKQGQLGKEELGNIELKQDCAFVAVPTAKAHKLIASLNNTKLKTKKVRISELK comes from the coding sequence ATGAAAAAAGAGCAACAAGAAATCATTGACAAATTAGGCATAGCAGAGCTTAATGAAATGCAGATTGAAACCCAAAAGGCTATTAGCAACCATAAAGAAGTAGTACTGCTCTCTCCTACTGGTTCTGGAAAAACTTTGGCTTTTTTGTTGCCCTTAATTGCTAATCTAGACCCAGAGTCTGAAGAAATTCAAGCTCTAATTTTAGTACCTTCTAGAGAGCTTGCTATTCAAATAGAGCAGGTAACTAGAGAAATGGGTAGTGGTTATAAAATCAATGCCGTTTATGGTGGACGCTCAGGCTCAAAAGACAAAATGGAGCTAAAGCACACTCCTGCCATATTAATAGGTACACCAGGCCGAGTAGCTGACCATATTAGAAGAGAAAATATATCGACTCAGTTTATCAAAACTTTGGTGCTTGACGAATTTGACAAATCCTTGGAAACTGGTTTTGAAAAAGAGATGAAAGAGATTGTAGAATCTCTTCCTGCATTAGACAGAAAAATATTAACATCGGCTACGCAAAAGGCTGAAATACCAGAATTTTTGAGATTAATAGAACCTAAAGAAATCAATTTCTTAGGTGGGGCAAAAACTAAACTAAAGCTTCAATTAGTAGTTTCGCCTACTAAAAATAAACTCGAAACACTTGCCAACCTTTTGGCTCACATAGGTAATGCCAATGGTATTATTTTTTGTAACCTTAAAGACACCATTAGTGGCGTAAGTACTTTTCTGGAAAAGAGAAGAATTAACCATGAATGCTTTTTTGGTGGCATGGAGCAGATAGACAGAGAGCGAGCTTTAATCAAATTCCGTAATGGCTCTAGCAAAGTATTGGTAGCTACAGATTTGGCAGCCCGTGGCATTGATGTACCTGCCTTAGATTATATTATCCACTTCCAGCTCCCGCCTAGAGAAGACGAATTCACCCACAGAAATGGACGTACCGCCAGAATGAACAGCAACGGAACTGCCTATATTTTAAAGGGTAAAGACGAAAAATTGCCTTCATTCATATCTGGTGTGAATGAATTAAAAATTGACGCCACAGAGAAAGAGGTTGAACTGGACCAATGGACAACGCTTTTTGTTTCTGGAGGAAGAAAAGACAAAATATCTAAAGGAGACATAGCCGGTTTGTTTTTCAAACAAGGCCAACTTGGTAAAGAAGAATTAGGCAACATAGAATTAAAACAAGATTGTGCTTTTGTGGCAGTGCCTACAGCCAAAGCTCACAAGCTTATTGCTTCTCTAAATAATACAAAACTAAAAACGAAGAAAGTGAGGATTAGCGAGCTGAAATAA
- a CDS encoding 2-hydroxyacid dehydrogenase: MKIAVFSTQSYDKEYLDKFKEDLNLTYFEASLNTSTVSLTKGYDVVCAFVNDKLDKETIDTLAKNGVKAIAMRCAGYNNVDLTAAADNNITVMHVPVYSPHAIAEHAVALILTLNRKTHKAYNRVREGNFSLQNLTGFDLYNKTVGVIGTGEIGAIFCKIMLGFGCKVLAFDMVESAELKSAGVQFESMENILKQSDIISLHCPLTPKTFHLFDEEAFAKMKKGAMLINTSRGGVIDTSAVIEALKNRTLGYLGIDVYEQEDKLFFHDLSESVIQDDQIQRLISFPNVLITSHQGFFTKEALDQIAITTLKNITNFASGNTIENEVKLNK, translated from the coding sequence ATGAAAATAGCAGTTTTTAGCACACAATCTTACGACAAAGAATACCTCGACAAATTTAAAGAAGACCTTAACCTCACTTATTTTGAAGCGTCTTTAAATACCTCTACTGTTTCATTAACCAAAGGCTATGATGTGGTTTGTGCTTTTGTTAACGACAAACTAGATAAGGAGACGATTGACACGCTTGCTAAAAATGGGGTAAAAGCCATAGCCATGCGATGTGCTGGCTATAATAATGTGGATTTGACCGCAGCTGCCGATAATAACATTACTGTGATGCACGTACCTGTATATTCGCCGCACGCCATTGCTGAGCATGCTGTTGCCTTAATTTTAACATTAAACAGGAAAACCCATAAAGCATATAATAGAGTGAGAGAAGGTAATTTCTCTTTGCAAAACCTGACTGGTTTTGACCTCTATAATAAAACTGTGGGGGTGATTGGCACTGGAGAAATTGGAGCTATATTCTGTAAAATCATGCTTGGTTTTGGCTGCAAGGTTCTAGCCTTTGATATGGTAGAATCCGCGGAGTTAAAATCAGCTGGAGTTCAGTTTGAAAGCATGGAAAATATCCTTAAACAGTCTGACATCATTTCATTACACTGTCCACTTACTCCAAAAACGTTTCACTTATTTGATGAGGAAGCTTTTGCCAAAATGAAAAAAGGTGCCATGCTCATTAACACAAGTCGTGGTGGGGTAATTGACACTTCTGCAGTTATTGAGGCTTTAAAAAATAGAACTTTAGGGTATTTAGGCATTGACGTTTACGAACAAGAAGACAAGCTCTTTTTCCACGATTTATCTGAAAGTGTTATTCAAGATGATCAAATTCAGCGACTTATAAGTTTCCCCAATGTTTTAATTACTTCTCATCAAGGTTTTTTCACCAAAGAAGCCTTGGACCAAATAGCGATTACAACCTTAAAAAACATTACAAACTTTGCTTCCGGAAATACGATTGAGAATGAAGTGAAATTGAATAAATAA
- a CDS encoding RrF2 family transcriptional regulator, with amino-acid sequence MFSKSCEYGIRASIYITEQSELGRKVGLKEVAKAINSPEAFTSKILQQLTRSDVLISEKGPHGGFSVLANTLDTVTLSHVVTAIDGDKIYTGCGLGLEQCNEKKPCPVHDQFKGVRDRLRDMLETTTLKSLTTELSEGLTFLKR; translated from the coding sequence ATGTTTTCGAAATCTTGTGAATACGGTATTAGGGCCTCCATTTATATAACCGAACAATCTGAGCTCGGCAGAAAAGTGGGGCTAAAAGAAGTAGCAAAGGCCATCAATTCGCCAGAAGCGTTTACTTCTAAAATCTTGCAACAGCTAACTAGAAGTGATGTACTCATCTCTGAAAAAGGTCCTCATGGCGGTTTTTCTGTACTTGCCAATACACTAGACACCGTCACTTTAAGTCATGTGGTAACGGCAATAGATGGTGATAAAATCTATACGGGCTGTGGCTTAGGTTTGGAGCAATGCAATGAAAAAAAGCCGTGCCCAGTTCATGACCAATTTAAGGGAGTAAGAGATAGACTAAGGGATATGCTAGAGACTACCACCCTAAAGTCACTAACCACTGAATTGTCAGAAGGTTTGACATTTTTGAAAAGATAA
- a CDS encoding group III truncated hemoglobin: protein MKTTEKDILEISDIKVLVDTFYEKIRQDSTLGPIFNERIKDKWPEHLDKMYRFWQTILLDEHTYHGSPFVPHAKLPVDKSHFDQWIKLFYETVDALYVGEKADRAKWQGERMAEMFHSKIEYFRNNPSYKVL, encoded by the coding sequence ATGAAAACTACCGAAAAAGATATTCTAGAGATATCAGACATTAAAGTTTTGGTGGATACGTTTTACGAAAAAATCAGGCAAGACAGTACTTTGGGGCCTATTTTTAATGAACGTATAAAAGACAAATGGCCTGAACACCTTGACAAAATGTACCGCTTCTGGCAAACAATTTTGCTCGACGAACACACTTACCATGGAAGTCCTTTTGTACCACATGCAAAGCTACCTGTAGATAAATCACATTTTGACCAATGGATAAAGCTCTTTTATGAAACCGTGGACGCACTTTATGTAGGCGAAAAAGCCGATAGAGCTAAATGGCAAGGAGAAAGAATGGCCGAGATGTTTCATTCTAAAATAGAGTATTTCAGAAATAACCCCTCTTACAAAGTATTATGA
- the ric gene encoding iron-sulfur cluster repair di-iron protein produces the protein MKITEQQNIGKLVAENYKAASIFKAYKIDYCCNGNRTIADVCKSQNLNAEQLIDKLENVLNSTATQSIDYKSWPADLLADYIEKKHHRYVEEKILEIKPLLEKLCSVHGENHPELHEIKELFMTSAGELTAHMKKEEFILFPFVRKMVQNKSGSGSVTSPQFGTVENPIDMMKHEHEAEGERFEKIAALSNNYTPPADACSTYTVTYALLKEFQEDLHLHIHLENNILFPQAIKMEKELVH, from the coding sequence ATGAAAATCACAGAACAACAAAACATCGGAAAACTAGTAGCCGAAAACTATAAGGCAGCTTCAATTTTCAAAGCCTACAAAATAGACTACTGCTGCAACGGAAACAGAACCATAGCAGATGTATGCAAATCGCAAAACCTTAACGCAGAGCAGCTGATTGATAAACTAGAAAATGTACTGAACAGCACCGCTACACAAAGTATTGATTATAAATCATGGCCGGCAGACTTACTGGCAGATTATATTGAGAAAAAGCACCACAGATATGTGGAAGAAAAAATATTAGAAATAAAACCCCTTCTTGAAAAACTATGTAGTGTACATGGAGAAAACCACCCAGAGCTTCATGAAATAAAAGAACTATTTATGACATCGGCTGGGGAGCTAACTGCTCACATGAAAAAAGAAGAGTTTATTCTGTTTCCGTTTGTAAGAAAAATGGTTCAAAACAAATCAGGTTCTGGCTCGGTTACAAGTCCTCAATTTGGCACAGTAGAAAACCCTATTGACATGATGAAACATGAGCACGAAGCAGAAGGAGAGAGATTTGAGAAAATAGCAGCACTGTCAAACAATTATACACCTCCTGCCGATGCTTGCAGCACATACACAGTGACCTATGCTCTTCTAAAGGAGTTTCAAGAAGACCTCCACTTGCATATACATTTAGAAAACAACATTTTATTTCCTCAGGCCATAAAAATGGAAAAAGAGTTAGTACACTAA
- a CDS encoding hemerythrin domain-containing protein yields MENNKPIKRVKSLQFLSREHHHSLLLCWKIRRGFQKPVEPRRIKTYVDWFFENHISPHFELEEKYIYPILGKENRYVKKGIAEHRRLKRLFQGKDDIYKALNHIEEELEKHIRFEERVLFQEIQKVATPKQMEAIEQMHEEEKFEDNLSDIFWTK; encoded by the coding sequence ATGGAAAACAACAAGCCCATTAAAAGAGTTAAATCGCTTCAATTTTTAAGTAGAGAGCACCATCATTCGCTGCTGCTTTGCTGGAAAATAAGAAGGGGCTTTCAAAAGCCCGTGGAGCCCAGAAGGATTAAAACCTATGTAGATTGGTTCTTTGAAAACCATATATCGCCTCACTTTGAACTGGAAGAAAAATACATCTACCCTATTCTAGGCAAAGAAAACCGCTATGTAAAAAAGGGAATTGCAGAGCATAGAAGACTTAAAAGGTTGTTTCAAGGAAAAGACGATATCTATAAGGCTCTAAATCATATAGAAGAGGAACTGGAAAAACATATAAGATTTGAAGAGCGTGTACTTTTTCAAGAAATTCAAAAAGTGGCTACGCCAAAACAAATGGAAGCAATAGAGCAGATGCACGAAGAAGAGAAATTTGAAGATAACTTATCAGATATATTTTGGACAAAATAA
- a CDS encoding 2Fe-2S iron-sulfur cluster-binding protein has translation MDKISITVLRNGLERKIETKPNEYKNLMFLLKDHCYPDDFGECGGMGRCATCIIKASGLKGAALEKDRNEPATLEKFRQSDPNLRLACGLHISSDLEGAIIELIEI, from the coding sequence TTGGACAAAATAAGTATCACCGTTTTAAGGAATGGCTTAGAAAGGAAAATAGAAACAAAGCCTAATGAGTACAAAAACCTCATGTTTCTTCTGAAAGACCATTGCTATCCTGATGATTTCGGAGAGTGCGGCGGAATGGGAAGATGTGCCACCTGCATAATAAAAGCTTCAGGACTTAAAGGTGCTGCATTAGAAAAAGACAGAAACGAACCTGCCACGCTAGAAAAGTTTAGACAATCTGACCCAAACCTAAGACTAGCTTGTGGACTACACATCAGCTCAGATTTAGAAGGTGCGATTATAGAGCTTATTGAAATCTAG
- a CDS encoding YceI family protein — protein sequence MKKLLLLIFTAVLSLNLQAQSIDKTKSIVNFKIGNMKISSVKGTFTNMSGTINFEEADLKNSSFDVCVDASTVNTKNKNRDKTLTEAGFFDVEKYPKICFKSKDIYITPDGFAAKGKLSMHGVTKDEIISFSYKNNHFNGELEVSREAYKIGDSMGNFLISDTAKLEIDCFVK from the coding sequence ATGAAAAAGCTACTTCTACTAATATTTACTGCAGTCTTATCTCTTAACCTTCAGGCTCAAAGCATTGACAAAACGAAATCGATAGTCAATTTTAAAATTGGCAACATGAAAATAAGCTCTGTAAAAGGGACATTTACAAACATGAGTGGAACTATCAATTTTGAGGAAGCCGACCTGAAAAACTCAAGTTTTGATGTTTGTGTAGACGCCTCCACGGTCAATACTAAAAACAAAAACAGAGACAAAACGCTTACCGAAGCCGGATTTTTTGATGTAGAGAAATATCCAAAAATTTGTTTCAAATCAAAAGACATCTACATAACCCCTGACGGGTTTGCAGCAAAGGGGAAACTAAGCATGCATGGCGTTACAAAAGATGAAATAATTAGCTTCAGCTATAAAAACAATCACTTTAATGGCGAACTGGAAGTAAGCAGAGAAGCCTATAAAATTGGCGACAGCATGGGTAACTTCCTGATTAGCGATACCGCCAAACTAGAGATTGACTGTTTTGTAAAATAG
- a CDS encoding (4Fe-4S)-binding protein — MKSKTYSNNDVTILWQADKCTHAGVCVRTLPNVYDPKVRPWIKPENASGEELIAQVSKCPSGALSIVNE, encoded by the coding sequence ATGAAAAGTAAAACTTACAGCAACAACGACGTCACTATACTTTGGCAAGCAGATAAGTGTACACATGCAGGTGTTTGCGTTAGAACATTACCTAATGTTTATGACCCAAAAGTCAGACCTTGGATTAAACCAGAAAACGCTTCAGGTGAAGAACTTATAGCTCAAGTTTCTAAATGTCCATCAGGTGCTTTAAGTATTGTCAATGAGTAA
- a CDS encoding GNAT family N-acetyltransferase encodes MSNAIEIIRTDTSERKGIFTAYLNGLAAGEMTYTWAGTQKFIIDHTGVNDGFNGRGIGKELVKAGVAFARKENVKIMPLCPFAKSYFDKHQAIHDVLYKVGG; translated from the coding sequence ATGAGTAATGCCATTGAAATAATTAGAACGGACACTAGCGAACGGAAAGGCATTTTCACTGCTTACCTTAATGGATTAGCCGCAGGAGAAATGACCTACACATGGGCTGGTACTCAGAAATTCATCATAGACCACACAGGCGTAAATGATGGCTTTAATGGCAGAGGGATAGGCAAAGAACTAGTAAAAGCTGGCGTAGCTTTTGCCAGAAAGGAAAATGTCAAAATAATGCCCCTTTGCCCGTTCGCTAAAAGCTACTTCGACAAACATCAAGCCATTCATGATGTGCTTTATAAGGTTGGGGGCTAA
- a CDS encoding SDR family NAD(P)-dependent oxidoreductase produces the protein MDLRIKDKIAFISGSTAGIGYAIADRLLKEGAEVIINGRSEGSIEKGITSLKNNNPNAVVSGIAADFSKVEEVNNLIAQLPNIDILINNAGIFEPKAFTDIPDEDWYRLFEVNVMSGIRLSRHVFPQMLEKNWGRIIFISSESAVFIPDEMIHYGMTKTAQLAVSRGLAELTKGTKVTVNSILPGPTKSKGVEEFLEKLATENKTTVDEVEKGFFKKDRPTSLIQRFAAVEEVADTVAYYVSELASATNGAAIRVEGGLVKSVI, from the coding sequence ATGGATTTAAGAATAAAAGACAAAATAGCATTCATTAGTGGTTCTACAGCTGGTATTGGATATGCTATTGCTGATAGATTACTAAAAGAAGGTGCCGAAGTTATTATTAACGGAAGGTCAGAAGGAAGTATTGAGAAGGGGATTACTTCATTAAAAAACAATAACCCTAATGCGGTTGTTTCTGGCATAGCAGCTGACTTTTCAAAAGTAGAAGAAGTTAATAATTTGATAGCTCAGCTACCAAATATTGACATATTGATAAATAATGCTGGCATCTTTGAACCGAAGGCTTTTACTGATATTCCTGACGAAGATTGGTACAGACTTTTTGAAGTGAATGTCATGAGCGGCATCAGGCTTTCTCGTCATGTTTTCCCTCAAATGTTAGAAAAAAACTGGGGAAGAATCATTTTTATCTCTAGCGAATCCGCCGTGTTTATTCCTGACGAAATGATTCATTACGGAATGACTAAAACAGCACAGTTGGCCGTTAGCCGTGGATTAGCGGAATTAACCAAAGGAACTAAAGTAACCGTAAATTCTATTTTACCTGGCCCTACCAAATCTAAAGGCGTTGAAGAGTTTTTAGAAAAACTAGCTACCGAAAATAAAACAACTGTGGACGAGGTAGAAAAAGGCTTCTTCAAAAAAGACCGTCCTACTTCGCTCATCCAGCGTTTTGCAGCAGTAGAAGAGGTAGCCGACACTGTAGCTTATTATGTCAGCGAATTGGCTTCCGCCACAAATGGTGCTGCCATCAGAGTGGAAGGCGGTTTGGTGAAGTCAGTTATTTGA